The following coding sequences are from one Holophagales bacterium window:
- a CDS encoding ROK family protein, which yields MADGKNLALGIDVGGTKVLAGVVDENWQIRGRGKVKSPFRGGPGEMTEALVAAADTALAEAGAERSDVTAIGLGLPGPLDAARTTLLRAMNLGVEKWEVPSALEPAFPGIPKRLENDVRVAALGEARLGAARGERLVVAIWVGTGIGGAVVLDGKLWLGRNRNAGEIGQSFVDLKKAGDGTIDGTLEGIGAKIGMTAFMRRRIEKGERTSVARSVFEKDGRLKGSDLRKALAAGDALVERAVARSARAVGITIATLWNVFSPDLFVLGGGVAEDVGQGYIEQVRVAASRHAFFTDLADVRIVPSALGDDAGILGAAVLAREGHEPRG from the coding sequence ATGGCCGACGGGAAGAACCTGGCCCTCGGAATCGACGTCGGGGGGACGAAGGTCCTCGCGGGCGTCGTCGACGAGAACTGGCAGATCCGCGGGCGGGGAAAGGTCAAGAGCCCTTTCCGTGGCGGGCCGGGGGAGATGACCGAGGCGCTCGTGGCCGCTGCGGACACCGCGCTCGCAGAGGCCGGTGCCGAAAGAAGCGACGTCACCGCGATCGGCCTCGGGCTCCCCGGTCCGCTCGACGCGGCGCGGACGACGCTGCTGCGGGCCATGAACCTGGGCGTCGAGAAGTGGGAGGTCCCCTCGGCGCTCGAGCCGGCGTTCCCGGGCATCCCGAAGCGGCTGGAGAACGACGTCCGGGTCGCGGCGCTCGGAGAGGCGCGCCTCGGAGCGGCAAGGGGCGAGCGCCTCGTCGTGGCGATCTGGGTCGGCACCGGAATCGGTGGGGCCGTCGTCCTCGACGGAAAGCTCTGGCTCGGCCGGAACCGCAACGCGGGCGAGATCGGCCAGAGCTTCGTCGACCTGAAGAAGGCGGGGGACGGGACGATCGACGGCACGCTCGAGGGGATCGGCGCGAAGATCGGCATGACCGCATTCATGCGGCGACGGATCGAGAAGGGGGAGAGGACTTCGGTCGCCCGGTCCGTCTTCGAGAAGGACGGGCGCCTCAAGGGCTCGGACCTGCGCAAGGCGCTCGCGGCCGGCGACGCCCTCGTGGAGCGCGCGGTCGCGCGCTCGGCCCGGGCCGTCGGCATCACGATCGCCACGCTCTGGAACGTCTTCTCGCCGGACCTGTTCGTCCTGGGAGGCGGGGTCGCGGAAGACGTCGGACAGGGGTACATCGAGCAGGTCCGCGTCGCGGCCAGCCGGCACGCCTTCTTCACGGACCTGGCGGACGTCAGGATCGTCCCCTCGGCACTGGGAGACGACGCCGGGATTCTCGGCGCCGCGGTCCTGGCCCGCGAGGGGCACGAGCCGCGGGGATGA
- a CDS encoding glucose-6-phosphate isomerase produces MPDPSLSRLRSLSAAAPAVPLLVDVSRTCLPAHAKTSDPLLVEAFPAAFSGMAALEAGGIANPDEGRRVGHYWLRAPELAPEPVLSHAIEETVSRVKAFAADIHSGKVAPETAGHFRNVLLIGIGGSALGPQLVADALGTPDDRMRLFFFDNTDPDGIAREMDRIAAAGGIARTLTVVVSKSGGTKETRNGMLVAQAAYTAKGLDFGRHAVAVTQDDSDLDKRARRQKWLARFPMWDWVGGRTSQLSAVGLLPAALQGLDVDGLLEGARSCDAATRIPDVGKNPAALLALAWYRETEGQGRKDMVVLPYKDRLLLLSRYLQQLVMESLGKEKDLSGNTVHQGIAVYGNKGSTDQHAFVQQLRDGVPNFFVTFIEVLKDRKDGLPSLAVEEDVTAGDYLHGFFLGTREALSEKGRGSVTITVEDVSARSLGALVALFERTVGLYALLVGVNAYHQPGVEAGKKAAAAVLDVQRALLGAMRTENATFRTAEEWARKANAGAETSWKVLEHLAANPDHGVKRRPGADPFASTYGVG; encoded by the coding sequence GTGCCCGACCCGTCCCTCTCCCGTCTCCGGAGCCTTTCCGCCGCTGCCCCCGCGGTTCCCCTCCTCGTGGACGTCTCGAGGACGTGCCTCCCGGCGCACGCCAAGACGAGCGACCCGCTCCTCGTCGAGGCGTTCCCGGCCGCCTTCTCGGGGATGGCCGCGCTCGAGGCGGGCGGCATCGCCAACCCCGACGAGGGGCGCCGCGTCGGCCACTACTGGCTCCGGGCCCCGGAGCTCGCCCCGGAGCCGGTGCTCTCTCACGCCATCGAGGAGACCGTTTCCCGGGTGAAGGCGTTCGCCGCCGACATCCACTCCGGAAAGGTCGCTCCCGAGACGGCCGGCCATTTCAGGAACGTCCTCCTGATCGGGATCGGCGGCTCCGCGCTCGGCCCGCAGCTCGTCGCCGACGCCCTGGGAACACCGGACGACCGGATGCGGCTCTTCTTCTTCGACAACACGGACCCGGACGGGATTGCCCGCGAGATGGACCGGATCGCCGCCGCCGGCGGCATCGCCCGGACGCTCACCGTGGTGGTTTCGAAGTCGGGCGGCACGAAGGAGACCCGCAACGGAATGCTCGTGGCGCAGGCGGCCTACACGGCCAAGGGGCTCGATTTCGGCCGGCACGCCGTGGCGGTGACGCAGGACGACAGCGACCTCGACAAGCGCGCCCGGCGGCAGAAGTGGCTCGCTCGCTTCCCGATGTGGGACTGGGTGGGCGGACGCACCTCCCAGCTCTCCGCCGTCGGGCTCCTCCCGGCCGCGCTCCAGGGACTCGACGTCGACGGCCTCCTCGAGGGGGCGCGCTCCTGCGATGCGGCGACGCGGATTCCCGACGTCGGGAAAAACCCCGCGGCCCTCCTGGCCCTCGCCTGGTATCGCGAGACGGAAGGGCAGGGCCGCAAGGACATGGTCGTCCTCCCCTACAAGGACCGGCTTCTCCTCCTCTCCCGCTACCTCCAGCAGCTCGTCATGGAGTCGCTCGGCAAGGAGAAGGACCTCTCCGGCAACACCGTCCACCAGGGGATCGCCGTCTACGGCAACAAGGGCTCGACCGACCAGCACGCCTTCGTCCAGCAGCTGCGGGACGGGGTCCCGAACTTCTTCGTCACCTTCATCGAGGTGCTCAAGGACCGCAAGGACGGCCTCCCCTCGCTCGCCGTCGAGGAGGACGTCACCGCCGGCGACTACCTCCACGGCTTCTTCCTCGGGACGCGCGAGGCGCTTTCCGAGAAGGGGCGCGGCTCGGTGACGATCACCGTCGAGGACGTCTCCGCCCGATCTCTCGGTGCGCTCGTCGCGCTCTTCGAGCGGACCGTCGGCCTCTACGCCCTCCTCGTCGGCGTGAACGCCTACCACCAGCCGGGGGTCGAGGCGGGAAAGAAGGCGGCGGCGGCCGTGCTCGACGTCCAGCGCGCGCTCCTCGGCGCGATGCGGACCGAGAACGCGACCTTCCGGACGGCCGAGGAGTGGGCAAGGAAGGCGAACGCCGGGGCGGAGACCTCCTGGAAGGTACTCGAGCACCTCGCGGCGAATCCCGACCACGGCGTGAAGCGCCGCCCGGGCGCCGACCCGTTCGCCTCGACCTACGGCGTGGGCTGA